Proteins co-encoded in one Apteryx mantelli isolate bAptMan1 chromosome 4, bAptMan1.hap1, whole genome shotgun sequence genomic window:
- the LOC136991947 gene encoding olfactory receptor 4S2-like has product MENVSSVKEFILLGLSKNQGVQKICFVVFLFFYIVIVAGNLLIVVTVVSSQRLNSPMYFFLCHLSIADICFSSVTAPKMIADFLVEKKTISFGGCMAQLFGFHFFGCAEIFILTMMAYDRYFAICRPLHYTTLMTRRVCGWMAMGSWVGGFVHSLVQTLITVRLPFCGPNKIDHYLCDVHPLLQLACTDTYVAGIIVVANSGMISLVSFFILVTSYIVILLSLKRRTSQGKNKALSTCGSHITVVILFFGPCTFTYIRPSSNLSEDKSVAVFYTVITPMLNPLIYTLRNEEVKSAMRKLWNGKVWSEK; this is encoded by the coding sequence atggagaacgtaagcagtgtgaaggaattcattcttctgggcctttcaaagaaccaaggggtgcagaaaatatgttttgtggtgtttttgttcttctatattgttattgtggcaggaaatctgctcatcgttgtcactgtagttagcagtcaacgtctgaactcccccatgtatttctttctctgccacctgtccattgcagatatttgcttctcttctgtcacagctcccaaaatgattgctgacttccttgttgagaagaaaaccatttcctttgggggttgcatggcacagctatttgggtttcatttctttggctgcgctgagatcttcatcctcacaatgatggcctatgatcgctactttgccatatgcagacccctgcactacaccaccctcatgaccaggcgtgtgtgtggctggatggcgatgggttcatgggtggggggctttgtgcactccctggtgcagaccctcataaccgttaggctccctttttgcggccccaacaaaattgaccactacctctgtgatgtccatcccctactacaactggcctgtaccgacacctatgttgcgggcatcattgtcgttgccaatagtggaatgatttctttggtctctttcttcatcctggtaacgtcctacattgtcattttgttatccttgaaaaggcgaacgtcccaagggaagaacaaagccctctccacctgtgggtcccacattactgtggtgattctcttttttgggccatgcacattcacctacatacgcccatccagcaatctctcggaggacaagagcgtagctgtcttttacactgtcatcacacccatgctgaacccactcatctacacactgagaaatgaggaggtaaaaagtgccatgagaaaactgtggaatggaaaagtctggagtgaaaag